In Chryseobacterium salivictor, the DNA window ATTTCGATATATTCATTAATAATAACTCTTCCCGGCGTTAATGGGAAATAATCGAGTTCCGTAATAGCTGCAATCAGAATGATTTTATCCATTAAAGCCACACGGTCCAGCTCCCAGTTATCTAATCTTCCTTCCAGTTTTTTCTCATTTTCTTCCCAATGGTTCAGGGATTGTTTTAAGAGTTTACGGGCGAATTCACGGTCCTCTTCATCTTTAATCATTTTAATTAAAGTATGGCTCGGTTCATTTTCTTTAAAAAAACCAATGGTTTTCTGCATCATCGAATTGGCGATATGGAAATCATCTGCCCAACTCAATTCTTTTCCTTCAAGATGGTCATGAAAATCATCGTTTTCAGCGATATACCTTAAAAATAATTTCCCGATAAATTTCTGGTCAGCTTCGAAAGAATGTCCTTCTTCTTTCATAAAATCCTGATATCTTTTACCGGCCGACATTCTCTGAAACGTCTTCACCAGCAATTCATCATAGATATCCCATTTTAAATCCTGATTTTTAGAAGTAAAAGAAAGGCGCTCGTCATTTTCTTCTAATTTAATTAAAACCTGATTGTTGATGAATTTTTGGTTGGGATTGGTTTCTTTATCAGTTTGAATATACTTATTTTTACCGATTTCGATTTGCCGTTCTGCCAGATCTTTCAGCGCCACCAAAAAATTAAGTTGGTAAATGTAAAGATGATAGATTTTATCGATTTCTGAGAACATGTTTTTCTCTAACACATCGAATTTAATGGGATTTTGATAATATGAATACAGCGATTCTACTACCTTTTCACGGATTTGTCTTCTTCCTAACATTTCAAAGAGCTTTTTAGGGTGCAAAGATAATAAAATTGTTCCAAGTTGAGACTTATAAGATGTAATTTATACCAAACAATAATCTGTTCCGATCATACCCAAGCATCCGTTTTTTCTCAACTACGACAAAATATCAATTTTCAATTTCTTATTTTTGCAGAGGTTTCTAGGCAAGCAAACCGCTAAAAACCTTATGATTTATGAACGCACTGAAAACCCTTAATCCCTATTTCTGGAAACATAAAAACCTGTTGTTTTATGGTTTTCTATTCATTATTGCCAGTAATTTTTTCAATATATTTAAAGTACAGTTCGTAGGAAAATCCGTGGATGAAATATCAAACACTAACAGTTTAGGTTTTAATAAGCAGGTTTTAATTTATGTTGCGATTATCGTAGGTTCTTCATTACTGACGGGATTTTTCACTTTTATGATGCGCCAAACCATCATTGTTGCGTCCAGAGAAATCGAATATGAACTGAAAAATAAAATCTACAATCATTATCAGGAATTATCGTTAACCGACTTCAAGAGAACAACCATCGGTGATCTGATGAACCGCTTGAGTGAAGATGTTGTTGCCGTAAGAATGTATCTCGGGCCGGGAGTAATGTACGTCGTCAATTTACTGATCCTGTTGATCATTACGAGTATTTATATGCTCAATACGAATGTAGAAATGACTTTGTGGTCTCTTCTGCCGTTGCCTGTTCTTTCTTTTCTCATTTACAAAGTAAGTTCGATTATCAATAAAAAATCGAAAATTATGCAGAAGAGCCAGTCTGCGATTTCAACTTTTGTACAGGACAGTTTTTCGGGAATTCGGGTGGTGAAATTTTTTGCGAAAGAAAGTTATATCGAAAAAAGTTACGGAACCAAAGTAAAAGATTATCAGGACAAATCGCTGGATCTTGCCAAAACAGAAGCCTATTTTTTCACCATTATTCTGTTTGTCATTGGATTATTAAATGTGGTCATTCTGTTAATCGGCGGCCAGAAATATATGGCGAATGAGCTCTCGGTCGGCAAGATTGCAGATTTCTTTCTGTACATTAATATCTTAATTTTCCCTTTCTCTATGGTCGGTTGGGTAACTTCTGTGAATCAAAGGGCAGAAGCATCGATGGCGAGAATTAATGAATTTCTCGATATGAAAACTGATATCATTAATACCAATAATGAAGTGTATCCGATAAAAGGAGATATCGAATTTAGAAATGTATCTTATGTTTACCCAAATACCGGAATTAAAGCCCTGGAGAATTTAAGTTTCAAAATTGAAGCCGGTAAATCGTTAGCCATTATGGGAAAAACCGGAAGTGGTAAATCAACTATTGCCCTTTTACTTTGTCGGTTAATCGATCCTACGGAAGGGGAAATTCTTATCGACGGAAAAAATTTAAAAGATCACAATTTAGAAAACTACCGGAAATTCATTGGCTATATTCCGCAGGAAAGTTTTCTTTTTTCAGACACCATTGAAAACAATATTGGATTCGCCATCGACAAACCTTCTCATCAGTTGGTCGAAAAATACTCGAAAAAAGCAGATGTTCATAAAAATATCGTAGAGTTCAAAGATCAGTACAAAACGATGGTTGGCGAGCGCGGCGTGATGCTTTCCGGCGGACAGAAACAGCGGATCTGTATTGCAAGAGCGTTAATTAAGGAACCGTCTGTTTTGATTTTTGATGATTCATTATCGGCATTGGATACGGAAACCGAAGAAAACATCCTTCAAAATATTGAAAATGAAATCCAAAACTGCACTTCAATCATTATTACGCACCGAGGAAGCAGTGCAAAACGCGCAGATAAAATCCTGAACCTCACTCCGATAGAAAATGAAAATCTGAATTAAGTGATAGTTTCTTTATGGATAAGCCGCTTTTTTTCATAAATAATTAAAAATAAATTCCACAATTAAAAGAAATCTTTTATATTTGTTATACAAGATTTGAAAAATAGCTACAAATGAGTGATTACAAGGAACGCCATGAAAATGAAATTTTCACCAAGGTATTGAAGGCAGGAAGAAGAACCTATTTCTTTGATGTACGGGAAACCAAAGCAGGAGATTATTATTTAACGATTACCGAAAGCAAAAAGAACTTTGGTGAAAATGGAGAAGCCACTTTCGAAAAACATAAAATTTATCTATACAAAGAAGATTTTAAAAGTTTTGAAGAAATGTTTAAAGAATCAACAGATTTTATCATCGGTCAAAAAGGCGAAGATGTAATTTCTGAAAGACATGACAAGGATTTCAAAACCCGGTCATTCACGATAGAATCTGACGAAGAAGTATAAGTAAAATTAGACCACATCTTAGGATGCGGTTTTTTTTTGCCTAATTTTAAAATAAGAACCGTTTTCGTCCTGAAAAGATTTAACTATTATTACAGTAAAGATTGGATAGAAGAGCAGAAAGTATCTCGGCATTGGCGCAATAGTGTAGAAGAACAGTGAAAAAAGATAAAAACTTAATGTAAACATTAATAAGTAATTGTTTTTAGCATCTTTCAGTCTTTTCATTGCCAAAATTAAGACCGCCTGGAAAATC includes these proteins:
- a CDS encoding ABC transporter ATP-binding protein; this encodes MNALKTLNPYFWKHKNLLFYGFLFIIASNFFNIFKVQFVGKSVDEISNTNSLGFNKQVLIYVAIIVGSSLLTGFFTFMMRQTIIVASREIEYELKNKIYNHYQELSLTDFKRTTIGDLMNRLSEDVVAVRMYLGPGVMYVVNLLILLIITSIYMLNTNVEMTLWSLLPLPVLSFLIYKVSSIINKKSKIMQKSQSAISTFVQDSFSGIRVVKFFAKESYIEKSYGTKVKDYQDKSLDLAKTEAYFFTIILFVIGLLNVVILLIGGQKYMANELSVGKIADFFLYINILIFPFSMVGWVTSVNQRAEASMARINEFLDMKTDIINTNNEVYPIKGDIEFRNVSYVYPNTGIKALENLSFKIEAGKSLAIMGKTGSGKSTIALLLCRLIDPTEGEILIDGKNLKDHNLENYRKFIGYIPQESFLFSDTIENNIGFAIDKPSHQLVEKYSKKADVHKNIVEFKDQYKTMVGERGVMLSGGQKQRICIARALIKEPSVLIFDDSLSALDTETEENILQNIENEIQNCTSIIITHRGSSAKRADKILNLTPIENENLN
- the nusB gene encoding transcription antitermination factor NusB; translation: MLGRRQIREKVVESLYSYYQNPIKFDVLEKNMFSEIDKIYHLYIYQLNFLVALKDLAERQIEIGKNKYIQTDKETNPNQKFINNQVLIKLEENDERLSFTSKNQDLKWDIYDELLVKTFQRMSAGKRYQDFMKEEGHSFEADQKFIGKLFLRYIAENDDFHDHLEGKELSWADDFHIANSMMQKTIGFFKENEPSHTLIKMIKDEEDREFARKLLKQSLNHWEENEKKLEGRLDNWELDRVALMDKIILIAAITELDYFPLTPGRVIINEYIEISKVFSTDRSNIFINGILDKYTKDLNRS
- a CDS encoding DUF3276 family protein, which gives rise to MSDYKERHENEIFTKVLKAGRRTYFFDVRETKAGDYYLTITESKKNFGENGEATFEKHKIYLYKEDFKSFEEMFKESTDFIIGQKGEDVISERHDKDFKTRSFTIESDEEV